In a genomic window of Hyphomonas sp.:
- a CDS encoding ATP-binding protein produces the protein MAVIRKVEISHFRSIKSFEWYPSPGLNCLIGSGDAGKSTVLDAIDLCLGARRSVQITDADFYQLDVETPISITLTLGALSDTLKNFEAYGDYLRGYQYLLGTIEDEPGHGLETVLSLNLEIAGDLEPRWRLRSDRADAKGAERNLNWKDRVELAPTRLGATSDHNLAWRRGSVLNRLSEEKPDASLALSQAARDARKSFGNDADAQLGDALTSVKKAADELGIPIGEKAQALLDMHSVSVTGGSIALHDERGVPLRGLGLGSTRLLIAGLQREVAAMSSILLVDEVENGLEPHRIIRLLGSLGAKDETPPQQVFATTHSPIVLRELSVAQLRIMRRSDDKHQARPVPTSAQGTLRRSPEAFLAPSVLICEGASEVGFVRGFELFCVGQGQPSIFARGVALVDGGGGHPDRLYERGTEFAKLGYRTAVFRDADITPTAQVEATFHQLGGGTFTWDAGQSLEAAIFNNVGDATLLAMLDYAIIEHGQEMVAAHIQSASGNQETVENLRALLHSPQHTITPAQRAVLVTASTNKSNPWFKSVGRMEHVASRILALNFADVREDFRNRVNALIGWAQA, from the coding sequence ATGGCGGTTATTCGCAAGGTTGAGATTTCGCATTTTCGATCGATCAAGTCGTTCGAATGGTATCCGTCACCTGGTCTCAATTGTCTCATCGGGTCTGGTGATGCTGGCAAGAGCACGGTTCTCGACGCTATCGACCTGTGCCTTGGTGCTCGCCGGTCCGTTCAAATCACTGATGCAGATTTTTACCAACTCGATGTCGAGACGCCCATCTCGATCACGCTGACCTTGGGGGCGTTGTCGGATACGCTGAAAAATTTTGAGGCATATGGGGATTATCTGCGCGGCTATCAGTATCTCCTCGGAACGATCGAAGATGAACCCGGGCATGGACTCGAAACAGTTCTGTCGTTGAATCTTGAGATCGCAGGCGACTTGGAGCCACGGTGGAGGTTAAGATCGGATCGCGCAGACGCTAAGGGCGCGGAGCGAAATCTGAATTGGAAGGATCGGGTCGAGCTTGCGCCAACTCGTCTCGGTGCGACGTCTGATCACAATCTCGCATGGCGGCGCGGCTCCGTTCTCAATCGGTTGAGCGAGGAGAAGCCGGATGCGTCCCTCGCTTTGTCGCAGGCAGCGCGCGATGCAAGAAAGAGCTTCGGCAATGACGCGGATGCTCAGCTTGGCGATGCGCTCACATCGGTGAAGAAGGCGGCGGATGAACTCGGCATCCCGATTGGCGAGAAGGCGCAAGCGCTCCTCGACATGCATTCTGTTTCGGTCACCGGCGGTTCGATCGCCCTGCACGACGAGCGAGGGGTTCCTCTTCGCGGTTTGGGGCTCGGTTCCACGCGCTTACTTATCGCTGGGCTCCAGCGGGAAGTCGCGGCGATGTCCTCCATTCTCTTGGTCGACGAGGTGGAGAATGGTCTTGAACCACACCGGATCATTCGGCTTCTCGGCTCGCTAGGAGCAAAGGACGAAACGCCGCCCCAACAAGTCTTCGCCACCACACATTCACCGATCGTGTTGCGGGAGCTTTCTGTGGCGCAGCTGCGGATCATGCGGCGGTCGGACGACAAACATCAAGCGCGGCCTGTCCCTACTTCGGCGCAGGGGACACTACGCCGATCACCGGAAGCTTTTCTGGCTCCATCTGTTCTGATTTGTGAGGGCGCGTCCGAAGTCGGGTTTGTGCGCGGGTTCGAGCTTTTTTGTGTGGGACAGGGCCAACCTTCGATTTTCGCTCGCGGTGTTGCACTCGTCGACGGGGGTGGTGGCCATCCGGATCGATTGTATGAACGCGGCACCGAATTCGCGAAGCTCGGATATCGGACAGCCGTTTTTCGAGATGCCGACATCACACCCACTGCACAGGTGGAAGCGACCTTTCATCAACTGGGCGGCGGCACGTTTACTTGGGACGCAGGCCAGTCGCTGGAAGCCGCGATCTTCAATAATGTGGGGGATGCGACACTCCTGGCGATGCTGGACTACGCGATTATCGAGCACGGGCAGGAAATGGTGGCTGCTCATATTCAGTCGGCGTCCGGTAATCAGGAGACGGTCGAAAATCTACGAGCGCTGCTCCACTCGCCCCAGCACACCATTACGCCTGCTCAGCGCGCTGTTCTCGTCACAGCGAGCACCAACAAGAGCAACCCGTGGTTCAAGTCGGTGGGTCGGATGGAACATGTGGCCAGTAGAATCTTGGCTTTGAACTTCGCCGATGTACGTGAAGACTTCCGGAACCGGGTCAATGCGCTTATTGGCTGGGCACAGGCGTAG
- a CDS encoding UvrD-helicase domain-containing protein has product MADIDLLKIDCGSVSAPAGCGKTHLIASALQRHDDAKPVLILTHTNAGVAALRARLTHLGVSQRAYRITTIDGWAMRLIGTFPLRSGHAGGILDLTDPRNDYPAIRQGTVNILDGGHLGDVLKATYARLLVDEYQDCIVEQHAMVSKIAEVLPTCVLGDPMQAIFGWGTNVLVDWEADVQLRFPPAGELDTPWRWRNVGTERFGRWLLAVRAALQAGQPIDLREAPPEVEVIAVTGDEDVQNQTRAANTRAPNEGGNVLIVCDARRPPRHREIAARARGAVVVENADLTDFIRFAASFDMHAATAADDLIDFAGSTMTGVGAAQMKQRLRVLFAGRERSPPNDAEAAALAFARAPSPTAAVTLLVEINRQAGVFPLRPALVRSAIQAFNGCVDAKDFHEMAVRAREQSRVKGRTLPRRAVGSTLLLKGLEADVAVIIDTDLLSARDLYVAMTRGSRKLVICTANPVLTPAV; this is encoded by the coding sequence ATGGCTGATATCGATCTGCTCAAGATTGACTGTGGTAGCGTTTCAGCGCCGGCTGGGTGCGGGAAGACACACCTCATCGCGTCGGCCCTGCAGCGGCATGACGATGCGAAGCCGGTCCTTATCCTGACACATACCAATGCAGGAGTCGCGGCGCTACGCGCTCGGCTCACGCATCTGGGTGTGTCGCAACGTGCCTATAGGATCACGACAATCGATGGCTGGGCGATGCGCCTCATCGGTACTTTTCCGCTCCGGAGCGGCCATGCCGGAGGCATTCTCGATCTGACCGATCCGAGAAACGACTACCCCGCAATCCGACAGGGAACGGTCAATATCCTAGACGGCGGTCACCTTGGGGATGTGCTGAAAGCGACTTATGCGCGCTTGCTCGTGGATGAGTACCAGGACTGTATTGTTGAGCAGCATGCGATGGTCTCGAAGATCGCAGAAGTCCTGCCGACCTGCGTGCTCGGTGATCCGATGCAGGCGATCTTTGGATGGGGCACTAATGTACTGGTCGATTGGGAGGCTGACGTTCAATTGCGGTTCCCGCCAGCGGGCGAACTGGATACGCCTTGGCGTTGGCGGAACGTTGGTACTGAGCGCTTTGGTCGATGGCTTTTGGCCGTGAGGGCGGCGCTACAAGCCGGTCAACCGATCGATCTTCGTGAGGCTCCGCCAGAGGTGGAGGTGATTGCAGTCACCGGTGACGAAGACGTCCAGAATCAGACAAGGGCAGCCAATACGCGCGCGCCGAATGAAGGTGGAAACGTGTTGATTGTCTGCGATGCCAGACGGCCTCCGCGGCATCGTGAGATCGCTGCACGGGCACGAGGCGCTGTTGTCGTCGAGAACGCCGATCTGACGGATTTCATTCGTTTCGCGGCATCTTTCGATATGCATGCAGCGACCGCCGCCGATGACTTGATCGATTTCGCCGGATCGACAATGACTGGTGTCGGTGCTGCACAGATGAAGCAGAGGTTGCGTGTGCTTTTCGCTGGCCGGGAACGATCTCCGCCAAATGATGCAGAGGCGGCTGCACTGGCATTTGCACGCGCGCCAAGCCCGACAGCAGCCGTGACTTTGTTGGTCGAGATTAATCGCCAGGCCGGTGTCTTCCCGTTAAGGCCAGCACTAGTGCGTTCCGCAATCCAGGCCTTCAACGGCTGCGTCGATGCAAAGGATTTTCATGAAATGGCGGTCCGAGCTCGTGAGCAATCGCGCGTCAAAGGGCGCACACTGCCACGTCGAGCGGTGGGAAGTACCTTGCTTCTCAAGGGATTGGAAGCTGACGTCGCGGTCATTATCGATACAGATCTTTTGAGTGCTCGTGACCTTTATGTTGCCATGACACGCGGATCCCGAAAGCTTGTGATTTGCACGGCCAATCCGGTTCTCACGCCAGCTGTCTAG
- a CDS encoding restriction endonuclease, with amino-acid sequence MSGTDDSDRLIQEVLSELGWDEDPKTIANKVRQLDQGLPAEDEFTAICNWLGRARLVHKLDQHQAPVASRNFYQVPDLLAEFEHGGPVLIEVKSKTKPKLSFTPRYLDRLHAYARLVNMPLLIAWKLHGIWVLFEVKHLTKAEKNFNITFGDAMKENLLGILAGDVSYKIASGAGLRFRCKKEELVSRQETDGTVTEQWQMRIDEVGFMISGGRPAEHLDPDVTTLFTTWDLSEEQSHSDTHIELRFVAGDDDGMMFGHMALTHLLHWHLPQGATINWRHAIRRDAVVSNMTNFGRALERALEQKVVHLILHQQPHTWPSFLPKEEVNTKGPSPRADQDTPVKQQGSAS; translated from the coding sequence ATGTCAGGGACAGACGATAGCGATCGGTTGATTCAGGAGGTCCTTTCCGAGCTCGGTTGGGATGAGGATCCGAAGACAATCGCGAACAAGGTCAGGCAGCTCGACCAAGGCCTACCAGCAGAGGACGAGTTCACAGCCATCTGCAACTGGCTCGGACGAGCCCGCCTCGTTCACAAACTTGACCAGCATCAAGCGCCCGTGGCCTCTCGCAATTTCTATCAAGTTCCAGACCTATTGGCGGAGTTCGAGCATGGCGGCCCCGTCCTCATAGAAGTGAAATCAAAGACGAAACCGAAGCTCTCCTTCACGCCGCGCTATCTCGACCGTCTCCACGCCTACGCCCGGCTCGTCAACATGCCCTTACTTATCGCCTGGAAGCTTCATGGCATCTGGGTGCTGTTCGAAGTCAAACACCTCACCAAAGCAGAGAAGAACTTCAACATCACGTTCGGCGACGCCATGAAGGAGAATCTGCTTGGTATCTTGGCAGGAGACGTTTCTTACAAGATCGCATCCGGTGCGGGGCTGCGCTTTCGCTGCAAGAAGGAAGAACTCGTCAGCCGGCAAGAAACCGACGGTACGGTGACCGAACAATGGCAAATGAGGATCGACGAGGTTGGTTTCATGATCTCCGGGGGCAGGCCAGCTGAGCACCTAGACCCAGATGTGACGACGCTCTTCACGACTTGGGATTTATCAGAGGAGCAATCACACAGCGACACGCATATCGAACTTCGCTTCGTTGCCGGCGATGATGACGGCATGATGTTCGGCCACATGGCCCTGACACATCTCCTGCATTGGCACCTCCCACAAGGTGCGACAATCAATTGGCGTCACGCGATCAGACGCGACGCAGTCGTGAGCAACATGACCAATTTCGGACGCGCACTCGAACGCGCCCTGGAGCAAAAGGTAGTACACCTCATACTCCATCAGCAACCGCACACCTGGCCAAGCTTCCTACCGAAAGAAGAGGTCAACACGAAAGGGCCGTCACCTCGTGCGGACCAAGACACTCCAGTCAAGCAGCAGGGGAGCGCCTCATGA
- a CDS encoding type IV toxin-antitoxin system AbiEi family antitoxin, with amino-acid sequence MIPERTTSLAAYVEELASSGRISFTREDAMEALGVSHGAFLDAAARLKKRGHVVVPRRGFYVITPTRYLKWGAPPPSWYIDAMMKDAERPYYVALLKAAEVHGASHQAVMEFQVVTDRQWKPIRAGRSKLAFYFRKDIESIQQGIEQRKTDTGSMRVSSPALTALDLVRYPQASGGISHAAGVLNELAAQIDPERLDALAPKFERSVVQRLGYILEHLGQEEIASSLERHLRNGNVPWVELEPGEANAIASSDERERSSRWHVIVRRPIEVDEQ; translated from the coding sequence ATGATACCTGAGCGCACCACCTCCTTGGCGGCCTATGTTGAAGAACTGGCGTCGAGTGGACGCATCAGCTTCACCCGCGAGGATGCGATGGAAGCCTTGGGTGTAAGCCATGGGGCGTTCCTCGACGCGGCCGCACGCCTCAAGAAGCGTGGTCATGTCGTCGTGCCGCGTCGAGGTTTCTACGTGATCACGCCCACGCGGTATCTGAAGTGGGGTGCGCCACCGCCAAGCTGGTACATCGACGCCATGATGAAGGATGCAGAGAGGCCTTACTACGTGGCGCTTCTGAAGGCTGCAGAAGTCCATGGGGCGTCACACCAGGCAGTGATGGAGTTCCAAGTCGTAACCGATCGACAGTGGAAACCCATTCGGGCCGGGCGTTCCAAGCTCGCCTTCTATTTCCGCAAAGACATAGAGAGCATTCAGCAGGGTATCGAGCAAAGAAAGACCGATACCGGTTCGATGCGCGTGTCATCACCGGCTTTGACCGCCTTGGACCTTGTGCGCTATCCACAAGCCAGCGGAGGCATCAGTCATGCGGCGGGTGTTCTCAACGAACTCGCCGCCCAAATTGACCCAGAACGCCTCGACGCGTTGGCCCCGAAGTTTGAGCGGTCTGTCGTCCAGCGCCTCGGATACATTCTCGAACACCTTGGACAGGAGGAGATAGCATCCAGTTTGGAGAGGCATCTTCGTAACGGCAATGTGCCGTGGGTCGAACTCGAACCTGGAGAAGCAAACGCAATCGCCTCCAGCGACGAACGAGAACGCAGCTCACGCTGGCACGTTATTGTCCGCCGGCCAATTGAAGTCGACGAACAATGA
- a CDS encoding nucleotidyl transferase AbiEii/AbiGii toxin family protein — protein MIPETNITAWSLTAPWAEPRQVEQDLIISRALVEIFNHDLLGPELRFRGGTALNKVIFPEPLRYSEDIDLVRTTAGPIGPILDAMRDVLEPWLGQANFASSQVAPKLRFRVPAEDDPEAQIRLKVEINISEIEAFDPPASIPYAVQNPWFTGSTTIASFSAEELLATKLRALLQRDKGRDLFDLDHALDALPDLDIERVVALFVRYLDQQGQAISRAEAEQRMLAKFARPDLLGDIRALLTPDRADALDAAAGRAAFVRVFGEMVTRLPGQRWAKTDDVAQQLGLSEIVESSA, from the coding sequence ATGATCCCCGAGACGAACATCACCGCCTGGAGTCTGACGGCGCCTTGGGCTGAGCCGAGGCAGGTTGAGCAGGATCTGATCATCTCGCGAGCGCTCGTGGAGATTTTCAATCACGATCTCCTAGGACCTGAGCTGAGGTTCCGAGGTGGTACGGCTCTCAACAAAGTGATCTTTCCGGAACCGTTACGGTATTCCGAAGACATTGATCTCGTCCGGACGACCGCAGGGCCTATCGGCCCCATTCTTGATGCTATGCGAGATGTGCTGGAACCTTGGTTAGGGCAAGCGAATTTTGCGTCGAGCCAAGTTGCTCCGAAGTTGCGCTTTCGTGTGCCAGCCGAGGATGACCCTGAAGCGCAGATTCGTCTGAAGGTCGAGATCAACATTTCAGAGATCGAAGCCTTCGATCCACCGGCTTCAATCCCCTATGCCGTTCAGAATCCGTGGTTCACGGGAAGTACGACCATAGCGTCCTTCTCCGCGGAAGAGCTTCTGGCGACGAAGCTACGTGCGTTGCTACAACGCGATAAAGGACGCGATCTTTTCGATCTCGATCATGCGCTCGATGCGCTTCCCGATTTGGACATCGAACGGGTCGTCGCGCTTTTTGTGCGCTATCTTGATCAGCAAGGTCAGGCCATCTCCCGGGCTGAGGCAGAACAGCGGATGCTCGCGAAATTCGCGCGACCAGACCTTTTGGGAGATATCCGTGCGCTACTCACCCCCGATCGTGCTGATGCACTTGATGCTGCTGCCGGTCGCGCCGCATTTGTAAGGGTATTTGGCGAGATGGTAACGCGTTTACCAGGCCAGCGTTGGGCCAAGACCGACGACGTAGCTCAGCAGTTGGGCCTATCGGAAATTGTCGAGAGTTCAGCTTAG